A stretch of Sinorhizobium meliloti DNA encodes these proteins:
- the ftsZ gene encoding cell division protein FtsZ translates to MTEYKKPIITEMRPKITVIGVGGGGGNAINNMIAENLQGVDFIAANTDAQALATSKAERRIQLGAAITEGLGAGSVPDIGNAAAQESIDEIMDHLGGTHMCFVTAGMGGGTGTGAAPVIAEAARRAGILTVAVVTKPFSFEGQRRMQTAELGVERLRESADTVIVIPNQNLFRIADAKTTFADAFMIADRVLYSGVSCITDLIVKEGLMNLDFADVKTVMKGMGRAMMGTGEATGENRAMLAAEAAIANPLLDEVSMRGAKGVLVSISGGMDMTLFEVDEAATRIREEVYDEADIVVGAIFDRSLDGTFRVSVVATGLDSNRSAQPTAPEAMNGQTAAAVPSRTLQ, encoded by the coding sequence ATGACGGAATACAAGAAGCCGATCATTACCGAGATGCGCCCGAAGATCACGGTCATCGGCGTCGGCGGCGGCGGCGGCAACGCGATCAACAACATGATCGCCGAAAACCTGCAGGGCGTCGATTTCATCGCCGCAAACACGGACGCGCAGGCGCTGGCGACATCGAAGGCGGAGCGGCGGATCCAACTGGGCGCTGCCATCACCGAGGGTCTCGGCGCCGGTTCGGTGCCCGACATCGGCAATGCGGCCGCCCAGGAATCGATCGACGAGATCATGGATCACCTCGGCGGCACGCATATGTGCTTCGTCACGGCAGGCATGGGTGGCGGTACCGGTACGGGAGCGGCGCCGGTGATCGCGGAAGCGGCGCGGCGGGCCGGCATCCTGACGGTTGCGGTCGTCACCAAGCCCTTCAGCTTCGAGGGACAGCGGCGCATGCAGACGGCGGAGCTCGGCGTCGAGCGGCTGCGGGAGAGCGCAGACACGGTCATCGTCATCCCCAACCAGAACCTCTTTCGCATCGCCGATGCCAAGACGACCTTCGCCGACGCATTCATGATTGCCGACCGGGTCCTCTATTCGGGGGTCAGCTGCATCACCGACCTGATCGTCAAGGAGGGGCTGATGAATCTCGACTTCGCCGACGTCAAGACGGTGATGAAGGGCATGGGCCGGGCGATGATGGGCACGGGCGAAGCGACCGGCGAGAACCGGGCGATGCTGGCGGCGGAAGCGGCGATCGCCAACCCGCTGCTCGACGAAGTCTCCATGCGCGGTGCCAAGGGCGTCCTCGTGTCGATCTCCGGCGGCATGGACATGACGCTTTTCGAGGTGGACGAGGCGGCGACCCGCATCCGCGAGGAAGTTTACGACGAGGCCGACATCGTCGTCGGCGCGATCTTCGACCGGAGCCTGGACGGCACTTTCCGCGTGTCCGTCGTCGCGACCGGCCTCGACAGCAACCGCAGCGCCCAGCCGACGGCGCCGGAGGCCATGAACGGCCAGACGGCGGCCGCCGTTCCTTCGCGTACGCTGCAGTAG